One Oncorhynchus mykiss isolate Arlee chromosome 9, USDA_OmykA_1.1, whole genome shotgun sequence genomic window, aagataggctgtataggttttcacgttacatTTTTGTGTTGTTCGTGTTTATTCTTTATTACacatgtatcaagaataccacgctgcattttggtccgactctatccttcacctaaagaaaaccgtaacaacaGCCCCTTAAATcgatataagagagagagagagagagagagagaaagagagagagagaaagagagagagaaagagagagagagagagagagagagagagagagagagagagagagagagagagagagagagagagagagagatgaaggtagGTATGTGAGTGTTCATGTTTACATTAGTCAATAAGTATGTTGCCATGACTTCTGGACTCCTATAacgtccgtgtgtccgtgtgtccctccGTGCAGTCGTTCACACATCCGTCCGTGCAGTCGTTCACACATCCGTCCGTGCAGTCGTTCACACATCCGTCCGTGCAGTCGTTCACACATCCGTCCGTGCAGTCGTTCACACATCCGTCCGTGCAGTCGTTCACACATCCGTCCGTGCAGTCGTTCACACATCCGTCCGTGCAGTCGTTCACACATCCGTCCGTGCAGTCGTTCATACATCCGTCCGTGCAGTCGTTCACACATCCGTCCGTGCAGTCGTTCACACATCCGTCCGTGCAGTCGTTCACACATCCGTCCGTGCAGTCGTTCATACATCCGTCCGTGCAGTCGTTCACACATCCGTCCGTGCAGTCGTTCATACATCCGTCCGTGCAGTCGTTCACACATCCGTCCGTGCAGTCGTTCATACATCCGTCCGTGCAGTCGTTCATACATCCATCCGTGCAGTCGTGTGCGCACatgaacgtgtgtgtgtctgggcttCTCCGTCTGATGTAATTTCCATATGAgtctccgacacacacacacacacacacacacacatactcgtCTGAGTCTCCGACCGACCATCAGAAAATAACTCATTAGACAAATATTCCAGCCATGCGCAGGGAAGGAAAAACAAATACaggatttatatatatatatcagaacgttaggacacacacacacacacacacacacgcacacacacacacacacacacacacatttatatttatatataccaGAAcgttaggacacacacacacacacacacacacgcacacacacacacacacacacacacatttatatttacatatacaAGAAcgttaggacacacacacacacacacacacacacacacacatttatatttatatatactagaacgttaggacacacacacacacgaacacacacacatttatatttatatataccgGGACGTTAGGAAAGTAATAAAATGTACCATCGTCTAGGGATTTTGAGAAGTTGCCTTTTATATAATTGGAATGAAATCTGttattctctgtctttctcttccctGACCACTCTTCTACCCTGTCACTCATGCACATacagttacaaacacacacacacaatttacacACATGTATGTACACACATTGGACAGCATTCCACCTTTTTTCTTTGTCtcacactctcgctctctttctctctctctctctctctctctctctctctctctctctgtctctctctctgtgtctccctcactctctctctctgtctctctcctctctgtctgtctgtctgtctgtctctctctctctctctgtctctctgtctctctgtctgtctgtctgtc contains:
- the LOC118966152 gene encoding small cysteine and glycine repeat-containing protein 2-like, whose protein sequence is MNDCTDGCMNDCTDGCVNDCTDGCMNDCTDGCVNDCTDGCMNDCTDGCVNDCTDGCVNDCTDGCVNDCTDGCMNDCTDGCVNDCTDGCVNDCTDGCVNDCTDGCVNDCTDGCVNDCTDGCVNDCTDGCVNDCTDGCVNDCTEGHTDTRTL